The Sphaerochaeta globosa str. Buddy region GCAACGAATGCAGGATGAGTCTTTGGCATGTACTCGGTAAGGTCGGTTTCCAGACTTGCTGAATTGAAGATTGAGACAGCAAACAGGATCGAAAGCATAAGAAGTCCCAGAAGCAAAGCATAGGGGCGCTTTGCCAGAGCTAAGATGAATTTCATGTATCCTCCAAAAGTTAACGTTTACTTACTTATTGCAGACAAAGAATTGATTCCTCGTGCACTGTTCGATTAACTCAAATTGAACAGAATGACCAGACTGTTCGCAATCGGGGTAGCTTGGTTGATGAGACTGGTATGCGCTTTTTGCAAGTGCCACCTGGAGACGGAAAGACGAATGGAGCCAAACGTGATGATTGCAAGTTGCTGGGGTTCAAGATCAGCTCGGCAGGATCCAGATTTGATCGCTTTCTGATAAAACAGGACAAGACGAGACAGATTACCCTCCATAAGGGCGAGCAGTTCGCTTTGCAACTGTGGATCCACGTTAAAGGTTTCTTCCGCGAATAGCATAAGGGTGAAGGCGGAATTATGCTCCAATAAGCTGAAGAGTCCTGAAAGAAACGAAAGCAATGATTCGGAAAAGGATGCATCCGCATTGAGCAATGTTTCAAATCTGGGGGAGAGTATCTCATTGAGATGCGTGAGGATGGCTTTGAGAAGTTCATGTTTGCTTTCGAAATGGCGGTACACTGCTGCCTCACTGACGCCGATTGCCGATGCAACATTCCTGATGGTAAGTTTTTGGATGCCCTCTGTAGCGGTGAGTTTGATAGCAGCCTCAATCAATTCCAGTTGCCTTGGTGTTTGCATGGCACTCTCCTCTGTAAGTTAACGATGACTAACGTACCTCTTTTCCATATCTTTGACAAGTAGCCATCGGACGTTTCTTGGAGAATTTTGCTTGCCATGCCGTCCCCGACAAGGGATACTAGTACTATGGACAGTGCAAAAAGTATGGCAAAAGCCAGTGAATTTCAGAGTGCAAAGGTTATTGTGGAGCGCTATCTCTCGCTGCATGCAGAAGGGTCCTATACTTATCGCCCCTTCATGAAGAAAGGTATCTACCGAGGCAAGGATTACCGCTATCATGCAGATCTGAAAGCATTGCTGCCGCAGGCTGCGCTGGGGACTTTTTCGTATATTTGGGGTACCTATGAAGCAGCAGACCAGATGAGTCTGCGTTTTGCCCTCATTCCCTACGGTCCGGTGAGAATCTATGTAAACAATACGCTTGCCGCTCGAAGTGACATCTTCAGTGAGCGCTACCGCTCCAAGCAAATTTTTGACCTTCCTCTGCATAAAGGATTGAATGACCTGCTGTTGGTGTGTGAGAACACCAGCGGAGGGTTCGGCTGTGAGTTTGGTACCTGGGTGGGTAAACTCGATTACTACTTCCTCATGCCCTCACGTAATCCCTGTATGGAAGGTCTCTGGTATTCCGAGCCGCAGGAAGTCCCGCTTGAAAAAATTACGAGCGATACGTTGAACCAGCTTTCCTGGCTGCCTCATCTTCCTGATTTCGCCTCTGAGCATCTGGACCTGCAGGAAGTTTTCCCCCAAGCCTCACACGATGACTGGGCTGTGGTGGCCACATCATTTTCTGTTGACAAGGACACATGGTGCAACCTCGAATGTGATGCAGAGCTCTCCTTGGATGGGCAGTTGGTTGGAAGCTCGGTGGAAGTCTCATCCGGCGAACATACGTTGGTGCTGTATGCAAGGATAGGGAAGGGCGTGAGCATGAGTATCACGCAAGCCCAAAAAGGAACTCCCATTTCTATTCATCATCCGGTTCTTGGTTCAGAGGCTTCCTACCGCTATGCCATTTGTGGACCCTTTGCGGTACGCCCGCAGGGTTTTGCAATGCAGTTCACCAAGCCATTTTCCACCATGACCGGCCTCGATTTCTGGCACTTGGAGGGTGGCGATACCTATCTGAGGATGTACAACGACA contains the following coding sequences:
- a CDS encoding TetR/AcrR family transcriptional regulator; this translates as MQTPRQLELIEAAIKLTATEGIQKLTIRNVASAIGVSEAAVYRHFESKHELLKAILTHLNEILSPRFETLLNADASFSESLLSFLSGLFSLLEHNSAFTLMLFAEETFNVDPQLQSELLALMEGNLSRLVLFYQKAIKSGSCRADLEPQQLAIITFGSIRLSVSRWHLQKAHTSLINQATPIANSLVILFNLS